One genomic segment of Caldimonas brevitalea includes these proteins:
- a CDS encoding DUF2905 domain-containing protein codes for MLRWLLVVVLVLVLFNGLRPWLEKIGLGRLPGDLHFRLGGREWHLPIATTVLLSFVAMLIGKLF; via the coding sequence ATGCTGCGTTGGCTGCTCGTCGTGGTGCTGGTGCTGGTGCTGTTCAACGGCCTGCGGCCCTGGCTCGAAAAAATCGGCCTGGGCCGGCTGCCGGGTGACCTGCACTTCCGCTTGGGCGGCCGCGAGTGGCACCTGCCGATCGCCACCACCGTGCTGCTGAGCTTTGTCGCGATGTTGATCGGCAAGCTCTTCTAA
- a CDS encoding class I SAM-dependent methyltransferase — MQRHDDEPASVAADLQTRLLARLREAARAQDGWLPFDRYMATVLYEPGLGYYANQSRKFGALPSSGSDFVTAPELTPLFARALSRQLRQALVLSATTEVWEFGAGSGALAAELLLSLGSACSAYHIVELSAVLRERQRRQIEAVAGGAVARVQWHDTLPGDIRGVVVGNEVLDAMPVQLLHFDGSRWWERGVAVGDAGLAWADRPTALRPPVEAEFVPGTVTEVHLQAEAFIRTLAATLTRGAAFFLDYGFPEGEYYHPQRVGGTLMCHRGHQADTDPLSGLGQKDITAHVNFTGIALAGQDSGLDVVGYTTQGRFLMNCGLLDLLPPAQAGGPAETERLRSVSAVQKLVNEHEMGELFKVVGFARGADLSDALGFAVGDRSHTL, encoded by the coding sequence ATGCAACGACACGACGACGAGCCCGCCAGTGTAGCGGCCGACCTGCAGACCCGGTTGCTCGCCCGGCTGCGCGAGGCGGCGCGGGCGCAGGACGGCTGGCTGCCGTTCGACCGCTACATGGCCACGGTGCTCTACGAACCGGGGCTCGGCTATTACGCCAACCAGAGCCGCAAGTTCGGTGCCTTGCCGTCCAGCGGCAGCGATTTCGTCACCGCCCCCGAGCTGACCCCGTTGTTCGCCCGTGCGCTGTCGCGCCAGCTGCGCCAGGCCCTGGTGCTGAGCGCGACCACCGAGGTCTGGGAGTTCGGCGCCGGCTCGGGCGCGCTGGCGGCCGAGCTGCTGCTGTCGCTGGGCAGTGCCTGCAGCGCCTACCACATCGTCGAGCTGTCGGCGGTGCTGCGCGAGCGCCAGCGCCGGCAGATCGAGGCCGTCGCCGGCGGCGCGGTGGCGCGGGTGCAATGGCACGACACCTTGCCGGGCGACATCCGCGGGGTGGTGGTCGGCAACGAGGTGCTGGACGCGATGCCGGTGCAGCTGCTGCACTTCGACGGCAGCCGCTGGTGGGAGCGCGGCGTGGCGGTCGGCGACGCGGGCCTCGCCTGGGCCGACCGGCCGACCGCGCTGCGCCCGCCGGTGGAAGCCGAGTTCGTGCCGGGCACCGTCACCGAGGTGCACCTGCAGGCCGAGGCCTTCATCCGCACGCTGGCCGCGACGCTGACGCGGGGCGCCGCCTTTTTCCTCGATTACGGCTTTCCGGAGGGTGAGTACTACCACCCGCAGCGCGTCGGCGGCACGCTGATGTGCCACCGCGGCCACCAGGCCGATACCGACCCGCTCAGCGGGCTGGGGCAGAAGGACATCACCGCGCATGTGAACTTCACCGGCATCGCGCTCGCCGGGCAGGACAGCGGGCTGGACGTGGTGGGCTACACCACCCAGGGGCGGTTTTTGATGAACTGCGGCTTGCTCGATCTGTTGCCGCCCGCACAGGCGGGCGGGCCGGCCGAAACCGAGCGCCTGCGGTCGGTCTCGGCGGTCCAGAAGCTGGTCAACGAACACGAGATGGGTGAGCTGTTCAAGGTGGTCGGCTTTGCGCGCGGCGCCGACCTGTCCGACGCCCTCGGCTTTGCGGTCGGCGACCGCAGCCACACCTTGTGA
- the ttcA gene encoding tRNA 2-thiocytidine(32) synthetase TtcA — translation MSAVLHPDHTPAPPDQPQADRAAPAGDTNKKADKAAFEAHKLSKRLHRLVGQAIGDFNMIEPGDKVMVCLSGGKDSYALLDVLLNLKMRAPVHFDIVAVNLDQKQPGFPEHVLPEYLKSREVPFHIEEQDTYSIVKRLVPEGKTMCSLCSRLRRGVLYRVAGELGATKIALGHHRDDMLQTFFLNMFFGGKLKGMPPKLVSDDGKHVVIRPLAYVNETDLERWAAHRKFPIIPCTLCGSQENLQRKQIKAMLREWEKKFPGRIENMFSALQNVVPSHLMDRNLYPFAALQPTGIADPAGDKAFDEDDSCATPPSTSVVRLQLDD, via the coding sequence ATGAGCGCCGTGCTGCACCCTGACCACACGCCTGCCCCGCCCGACCAGCCCCAAGCTGACCGCGCCGCGCCGGCCGGCGACACCAACAAGAAGGCCGACAAGGCCGCCTTCGAGGCGCACAAGCTGTCCAAGCGGCTGCACCGGCTGGTGGGCCAGGCGATCGGCGACTTCAACATGATCGAGCCCGGCGACAAGGTGATGGTGTGTCTGTCGGGCGGCAAGGACTCGTATGCCCTGCTCGACGTGCTGCTCAACCTCAAGATGCGCGCGCCGGTGCACTTCGACATCGTGGCCGTCAACCTCGACCAGAAGCAGCCGGGTTTTCCCGAGCATGTGCTGCCGGAGTACCTGAAGAGCCGCGAGGTGCCCTTCCACATCGAGGAGCAGGACACCTATTCCATCGTCAAGCGCCTGGTGCCCGAAGGCAAGACGATGTGCTCGCTGTGTTCGCGGCTGCGCCGCGGGGTGCTGTACCGGGTGGCCGGCGAGCTGGGCGCCACCAAGATCGCGCTGGGCCACCACCGCGACGACATGCTGCAGACCTTTTTCCTCAACATGTTCTTCGGCGGCAAGCTCAAGGGCATGCCGCCCAAGCTCGTCAGCGACGACGGCAAGCATGTGGTGATCCGCCCGCTCGCCTATGTGAACGAGACCGACCTGGAGCGCTGGGCCGCGCACCGCAAGTTCCCGATCATCCCGTGCACCTTGTGCGGCAGCCAGGAGAACCTGCAGCGCAAACAGATCAAGGCGATGTTGCGCGAGTGGGAGAAGAAATTCCCCGGCCGCATCGAAAACATGTTCTCTGCGTTGCAGAACGTGGTGCCTTCGCATTTGATGGACCGGAACCTCTACCCCTTTGCCGCGCTCCAACCCACGGGTATCGCGGACCCGGCCGGCGACAAGGCCTTCGACGAAGACGACTCCTGCGCCACGCCGCCGTCCACGTCGGTCGTGCGCTTGCAGCTCGACGACTGA
- a CDS encoding DUF4136 domain-containing protein, which yields MWKSVSGGALALTVLVGCSTTRLVESDVNSYTQWPENRQPGSFSFERLPSQQARPAEQSKLEALATPALQKAGFRLAPGGPGDVTIQVGLSETYYQGAPWDDPYWGSPWGPWGYYGYGGMYHGRRRSAVGVGVAWSAPSPYYVFDAAVLIRDAKTKQVLYESHAKHDGRWADDALRATLFEAALQDFPRPAISPRRVRIELPPDGKAAAEPKAEAAPASAAPAAAGKTAPAGK from the coding sequence ATGTGGAAGTCTGTATCGGGAGGCGCGCTGGCGCTGACGGTGCTGGTCGGCTGCTCGACGACACGACTGGTCGAGAGCGACGTCAACAGCTACACCCAATGGCCTGAGAATCGACAGCCCGGCAGCTTCAGCTTCGAGCGCCTGCCGTCGCAGCAAGCGCGTCCGGCCGAGCAGTCCAAGCTGGAGGCGCTGGCCACGCCGGCGCTGCAAAAGGCCGGCTTTCGCTTGGCCCCCGGTGGCCCCGGCGACGTGACCATCCAGGTGGGACTGAGCGAGACCTACTACCAGGGTGCTCCCTGGGACGACCCCTACTGGGGCTCGCCGTGGGGGCCTTGGGGCTATTACGGTTACGGCGGCATGTACCACGGGCGGCGGCGCTCCGCCGTCGGTGTCGGCGTGGCCTGGTCGGCCCCGTCGCCCTACTACGTGTTCGATGCGGCTGTGCTGATCCGCGACGCCAAGACCAAGCAGGTGCTCTACGAGAGCCATGCCAAGCACGATGGGCGTTGGGCCGACGATGCGCTGCGGGCCACCTTGTTCGAGGCTGCGCTGCAGGACTTCCCGCGGCCGGCCATCAGCCCGCGGCGGGTGCGCATTGAACTGCCGCCCGACGGCAAGGCCGCCGCCGAGCCCAAGGCGGAGGCCGCACCCGCGTCTGCAGCCCCTGCTGCGGCCGGGAAGACGGCGCCGGCGGGCAAGTAA
- a CDS encoding DUF6279 family lipoprotein, whose protein sequence is MNASNTKADPGIIGAPGRWLLPLVAVLVVTWLAGCSTMRFAYGQGPHMAFWWLDGYVDFTDEQAPPAREHIARWFRWHRNAHLPLYAQTLARMRDEAQHNTTGTKACELWARALHWRDEAVEQALPAVAELALRLSPEQLQHIEKRYVKSNKEFRKDHLQDSREDRERAMLKRAIERAEMLYGRLDAEQRKWYTQRVQASPFNAELWNQERLRRQQDVLHTLRSLPAAQATPETAQAALRQVFHRVSHSPDPNYRAYSAQLTAYNCELAAQLHNRTTPEQRKTAQGKLHGWENDFRALVASAER, encoded by the coding sequence TTGAACGCTTCGAATACGAAGGCCGATCCGGGGATTATCGGCGCCCCCGGGCGTTGGCTGCTCCCCCTAGTTGCGGTCCTGGTGGTCACCTGGCTGGCCGGCTGCAGCACCATGCGCTTCGCCTACGGCCAGGGGCCGCACATGGCATTCTGGTGGCTCGACGGCTATGTGGACTTCACCGACGAGCAGGCGCCGCCAGCGCGCGAACACATCGCCAGGTGGTTCCGCTGGCACCGCAACGCCCACCTGCCGCTCTACGCCCAGACGCTGGCGCGCATGCGCGACGAGGCCCAGCACAACACCACCGGGACCAAGGCATGTGAACTGTGGGCCCGGGCCCTGCACTGGCGCGACGAAGCGGTCGAGCAAGCGCTGCCCGCGGTGGCCGAGCTGGCCTTGCGCTTGTCGCCGGAGCAGCTGCAACACATCGAAAAGCGCTATGTGAAGTCGAACAAGGAGTTCCGCAAAGACCACCTGCAGGACTCGCGCGAAGACCGCGAACGCGCGATGCTGAAGCGCGCGATCGAACGCGCCGAGATGCTGTATGGCCGGCTCGATGCCGAGCAGCGCAAGTGGTACACCCAGCGGGTGCAGGCCTCGCCCTTCAACGCCGAGCTGTGGAACCAGGAGCGGCTGCGCCGGCAGCAGGACGTGCTGCACACGCTGCGCAGCCTGCCAGCCGCCCAGGCCACGCCGGAGACGGCGCAGGCGGCGCTGCGCCAAGTGTTCCACCGGGTTTCGCATTCACCCGACCCGAACTACCGGGCCTACAGCGCCCAGCTGACGGCCTACAACTGCGAGCTGGCGGCCCAGTTGCACAACCGGACGACCCCCGAGCAGCGCAAAACGGCCCAAGGCAAGCTGCACGGGTGGGAGAACGACTTCAGGGCGCTGGTGGCGTCGGCCGAGCGCTGA